In Glycine max cultivar Williams 82 chromosome 7, Glycine_max_v4.0, whole genome shotgun sequence, a single window of DNA contains:
- the LOC100809918 gene encoding eukaryotic initiation factor 4A-10 encodes MAGLAPEGTQFDGRQYDAKMSELLSTDGQEFFTSYDEVYDSFDAMGLQENLLRGIYAYGFERPSAIQQRGIVPFCKGLDVIQQAQSGTGKTATFCSGILQQLDYGLVQCQALVLAPTRELAQQIEKVMRALGDYLGVKVHACVGGTSVREDQRILQAGVHTVVGTPGRVFDMLRRQSLRPDCIKMFVLDEADEMLSRGFKDQIYDIFQLLPSKIQVGVFSATMPPEALEITRKFMNKPVRILVKRDELTLEGIKQFYVNVDKEEWKLETLCDLYETLAITQSVIFVNTRRKVDWLTDKMRSNDHTVSATHGDMDQNTRDIIMREFRSGSSRVLITTDLLARGIDVQQVSLVINYDLPTQPENYLHRIGRSGRFGRKGVSINFVTTDDARMLSDIQKFYNVTVEELPSNVADLL; translated from the exons ATGGCAGGTTTGGCTCCAGAAGGAACACAATTTGATGGTCGCCAATATGATGCTAAGATGAGTGAATT GCTTTCCACTGATGGGCAAGAATTCTTCACCTCATATGACGAAGTCTATGACAGCTTTGATGCCATGGGATTGCAAGAGAATCTTCTGCGAGGCATATATGCTTATG GTTTTGAGAGGCCTTCTGCAATCCAGCAAAGGGGAATTGTTCCTTTCTGCAAAGGTCTGGATGTGATTCAACAGGCTCAGTCTGGAACAGGAAAGACAGCAACATTTTGTTCTGGAATTTTGCAGCAGCTTGATTATGGATTGGTTCAGTGCCAGGCTTTGGTTTTGGCACCAACAAGGGAGCTAGCACAGCAGATTGAGAAAGTTATGCGAGCTCTTGGTGATTACCTGGGAGTTAAGGTTCATGCTTGTGTTGGTGGGACAAGTGTTCGTGAGGATCAGCGCATTCTCCAAGCTGGTGTCCATACTGTTGTTGGCACTCCTGGGCGTGTGTTTGACATGCTGCGGAGGCAGTCTCTTCGCCCAGATTGCATAAAGATGTTTGTTTTGGATGAGGCTGATGAAATGCTTTCACGTGGTTTTAAGGATCAG ATCTATGACATCTTTCAGCTGCTGCCATCCAAAATTCAGGTTGGAGTGTTCTCTGCTACAATGCCACCAGAAGCCCTTGAGATTACAAGAAAGTTCATGAATAAGCCAGTGAGAATCCTGGTAAAGCGTGATGAACTGACCCTGGAGGGTATCAAGCAGTTTTATGTCAATGTTGACAAGGAAGAGTGGAAGCTGGAGACATTATGCGACCTTTATGAGACTCTGGCTATCACCCAGAGTGTCATTTTTGTGAATACCAGGCGCAAGGTGGACTGGCTCACTGACAAGATGCGAAGCAATGATCACACAGTCTCTGCCACCCACGGTGACATGGACCAAAATACCCGTGATATCATCATGCGTGAATTCCGGTCCGGCTCTTCCCGAGTTCTCATTACCACTGACCTTCTTGCCCGTGGAATTGATGTACAGCAGGTGTCTCTGGTCATAAATTATGATCTGCCAACCCAACCTGAAAACTATCTCCACCGCATAGGGCGTAGTGGTCGGTTTGGAAGAAAAGGAGTTTCTATAAACTTTGTCACGACGGATGATGCCAGAATGCTGTCTGATATTCAGAAGTTCTACAATGTGACTGTAGAGGAGCTGCCATCAAATGTTGCTGATTTACTCTGA
- the LOC100787808 gene encoding casein kinase 1-like protein 1 isoform X2, whose amino-acid sequence MEPRVGNKFRLGRKIGSGSFGEIYLGTNIQTNEEVAVKLESVKTKHPQLLYESKLYKILQGGNGIPNVKWYGVEGEYNVLVMDLLGPSLEDLFNFCSRKLSLKTVLMLADQMLNRVEFVHSKSFLHRDIKPDNFLMGLGRRANQVYIIDFGLAKKYRDTTTHQHIPYRENKNLTGTARYASMHTHLGIEQSRRDDLESLGYVLMYFLRGSLPWQGLKAGTKKQKYEKISEKKVSTSIESLCRGYPSEFASYFHYCRSLRFDDKPDYAYLKRLLRDLFIREGFQFDYVFDWTILKYQQSSSATAPARAIGPAAGPSSGVPPLVANGDGQLVVKF is encoded by the exons ATGGAACCTCGAGTTGGGAACAAGTTCCGCCTCGGTCGGAAAATCGGTAGCGGATCTTTCGGGGAGATCTATCTCG GAACTAATATTCAGACAAATGAAGAGGTTGCGGTTAAGCTT GAAAGTGTCAAAACCAAGCATCCTCAATTGTTGTACGAATCAAAGCTGTATAAAATACTGCAAGGAGGAA ATGGGATTCCAAATGTGAAATGGTATGGTGTTGAAGGAGAGTACAATGTGCTCGTGATGGATTTACTTGGCCCTAGCCTTGAGGATTTATTCAACTTCTGTAGTCGGAAATTGTCTCTCAAAACTGTTCTTATGCTTGCTGATCAGATG CTAAATCGAGTTGAATTTGTTCATTCCAAATCATTTTTACATCGCGACATCAAGCCAGACAACTTCCTCATGGGTTTAGGGAGGCGTGCGAATCAA GTGTATATCATTGACTTTGGCCTTGCTAAGAAATATAGAGACACCACTACACATCAGCATATTCCTTACAG AGAGAACAAGAATTTGACTGGAACTGCTAGGTATGCTAGTATGCATACTCATCTAGGAATTG AGCAAAGCCGTAGGGATGATTTAGAATCACTTGGATATGTTCTTATGTACTTTTTAAGAGGAAG TCTACCTTGGCAGGGATTGAAAGCTGGTACTAAGAAGCAGAAGTATGAGAAGATTAGTGAGAAGAAAGTTTCTACTTCTATTGAG TCTCTCTGTCGTGGCTATCCCTCAGAATTTGCTTCATACTTCCATTACTGCCGGTCACTGAGGTTTGATGATAAACCAGATTATGCTTATTTGAAAAGACTTCTACGTGACCTTTTCATTCGTGAAG GATTCCAGTTTGATTATGTCTTTGATTGGACCATTTTGAAATATCAGCAATCTTCAAGTGCCACTGCCCCTGCCCGTGCTATT GGTCCGGCCGCTGGACCAAGTTCAGGTGTGCCACCACTGGTTGCAAATGGTGATGGACAGTTAG TTGTCAAGTTCTAA
- the LOC100787808 gene encoding casein kinase 1-like protein 2 isoform X1: MEPRVGNKFRLGRKIGSGSFGEIYLGTNIQTNEEVAVKLESVKTKHPQLLYESKLYKILQGGNGIPNVKWYGVEGEYNVLVMDLLGPSLEDLFNFCSRKLSLKTVLMLADQMLNRVEFVHSKSFLHRDIKPDNFLMGLGRRANQVYIIDFGLAKKYRDTTTHQHIPYRENKNLTGTARYASMHTHLGIEQSRRDDLESLGYVLMYFLRGSLPWQGLKAGTKKQKYEKISEKKVSTSIESLCRGYPSEFASYFHYCRSLRFDDKPDYAYLKRLLRDLFIREGFQFDYVFDWTILKYQQSSSATAPARAIGPAAGPSSGVPPLVANGDGQLGGEDGRPNNWSSSDPTRRRNSGPIVNDGILSRQKGPVTYDSNGSKDAMLSSSNFFRPSGSARRGAVSGNRDVVGSETEASRSLTLDSSQGAFRKIPFPGALRSSAIMTSEHNRTSSGRNTSNIKNLETTLRGIESLHFNDERVHY, translated from the exons ATGGAACCTCGAGTTGGGAACAAGTTCCGCCTCGGTCGGAAAATCGGTAGCGGATCTTTCGGGGAGATCTATCTCG GAACTAATATTCAGACAAATGAAGAGGTTGCGGTTAAGCTT GAAAGTGTCAAAACCAAGCATCCTCAATTGTTGTACGAATCAAAGCTGTATAAAATACTGCAAGGAGGAA ATGGGATTCCAAATGTGAAATGGTATGGTGTTGAAGGAGAGTACAATGTGCTCGTGATGGATTTACTTGGCCCTAGCCTTGAGGATTTATTCAACTTCTGTAGTCGGAAATTGTCTCTCAAAACTGTTCTTATGCTTGCTGATCAGATG CTAAATCGAGTTGAATTTGTTCATTCCAAATCATTTTTACATCGCGACATCAAGCCAGACAACTTCCTCATGGGTTTAGGGAGGCGTGCGAATCAA GTGTATATCATTGACTTTGGCCTTGCTAAGAAATATAGAGACACCACTACACATCAGCATATTCCTTACAG AGAGAACAAGAATTTGACTGGAACTGCTAGGTATGCTAGTATGCATACTCATCTAGGAATTG AGCAAAGCCGTAGGGATGATTTAGAATCACTTGGATATGTTCTTATGTACTTTTTAAGAGGAAG TCTACCTTGGCAGGGATTGAAAGCTGGTACTAAGAAGCAGAAGTATGAGAAGATTAGTGAGAAGAAAGTTTCTACTTCTATTGAG TCTCTCTGTCGTGGCTATCCCTCAGAATTTGCTTCATACTTCCATTACTGCCGGTCACTGAGGTTTGATGATAAACCAGATTATGCTTATTTGAAAAGACTTCTACGTGACCTTTTCATTCGTGAAG GATTCCAGTTTGATTATGTCTTTGATTGGACCATTTTGAAATATCAGCAATCTTCAAGTGCCACTGCCCCTGCCCGTGCTATT GGTCCGGCCGCTGGACCAAGTTCAGGTGTGCCACCACTGGTTGCAAATGGTGATGGACAGTTAG GTGGAGAGGATGGTAGACCTAATAATTGGTCTTCATCAGATCCTACTCGTAGGAGAAACTCTGGACCTATTGTTAATGACGGAATCTTATCTAGACAAAAAGGCCCAGTTACATATGACTCAAATGGATCTAAAGATGCGATG TTGTCAAGTTCTAATTTCTTCCGGCCAAGTGGATCTGCAAGGCGAGGTGCTGTCTCAGGCAACCGTGATGTAGTTGGCAGTGAGACCGAGGCCTCTCGTTCTCTGACCTTGGATTCAAGTCAGGGAGCATTTCGTAAAATCCCTTTCCCTGGGGCTCTGAGAAGTTCAGCTATCATGACATCTGAGCACAACCGAACATCCTCTGGCAGGAACACATCCAACATAAAGAATTTGGAGACAACTCTTAGGGGTATTGAGAGCCTGCATTTCAATGACGAGAGGGTACATTATTAG
- the LOC100776780 gene encoding glycylpeptide N-tetradecanoyltransferase 1 isoform X2, with protein sequence MVDSNPSSGSPEETQNPNPDGNAPVESDLALENLAQKVQESLSLEKRHKFWETQPVGQFKDIGDSSLPEGPIELPIPLSEVKQEPYNLPDHYEWVTCDINSEETCDEVYNLLAHNYVEDDENMFRFNYSKEFLRWALQPPGYFKSWHIGVRVKSSKKMVAFITGVPARIRVHDEVVHMAEINFLCVHKKLRTKRLAPVMIKEVTRRVHLENMWQAAYTAGVVLPTPIATCQYWHRSLNPKKLIDVGFSRLGARMTMSRTIKLYKLPESTITPGFRKMEIHDVPAVTRLIRNYLSHFVVAPDFDENDVEHWLLPRDGVIDSYLVASPETHEVTDFCSFYTLPSSILGHQNYKILKAAYSFYNVSTVTPLLQLMNDALIVAKHKDYDVFNALDVMQNETFLRELKFGPGDGKLHYYLYNYRIRHALKPSELGLVLL encoded by the coding sequence ATGGTTGATAGCAATCCTTCCTCTGGATCACCTGAAGAAACACAAAATCCCAACCCAGATGGGAATGCACCTGTTGAAAGTGATCTTGCATTGGAGAATCTAGCCCAAAAAGTTCAAGAATCTCTCTCTCTGGAAAAAAGACACAAATTCTGGGAAACCCAACCTGTTGGGCAGTTCAAGGATATAGGGGACTCCAGTTTGCCAGAAGGCCCGATTGAACTTCCAATCCCCTTATCTGAGGTCAAACAAGAACCATACAACCTTCCTGACCACTATGAATGGGTTACTTGTGACATCAACTCTGAGGAGACGTGTGATGAGGTATACAACCTTCTTGCTCATAATTATGTTGAGGATGATGAGAACATGTTTCGATTTAACTACTCAAAGGAATTTCTGCGCTGGGCTCTGCAACCTCCTGGTTATTTCAAGAGTTGGCATATTGGTGTCCGTGTTAAAAGTTCCAAAAAGATGGTTGCCTTTATAACAGGTGTTCCTGCTAGAATCCGAGTTCATGATGAGGTTGTTCATATGGCAGAGATCAATTTTCTGTGTGTCCATAAAAAGCTTCGAACAAAGAGGCTTGCTCCTGTCATGATCAAAGAGGTCACCAGGAGGGTGCATCTGGAAAATATGTGGCAGGCAGCCTACACTGCCGGAGTAGTTCTTCCTACACCTATAGCAACTTGTCAATACTGGCACAGATCTTTGAATCCCAAGAAGCTAATTGATGTTGGTTTTTCTCGGCTTGGTGCACGAATGACAATGAGTCGAACCATCAAGCTTTACAAGCTACCAGAATCAACAATCACCCCAGGGTTTAGGAAGATGGAAATTCATGATGTTCCTGCAGTTACAAGGCTAATTAGGAATTATTTGAGTCATTTTGTTGTTGCACCTGATTTTGATGAAAATGATGTCGAGCATTGGCTTCTTCCAAGGGATGGCGTTATTGATAGCTATCTGGTTGCAAGTCCTGAGACTCATGAGGTCACTGACTTTTGTAGTTTTTACACACTTCCTTCTTCTATCCTTGGccaccaaaattataaaattttgaaagcaGCATATTCATTTTATAATGTTTCCACAGTCACTCCTTTGCTTCAGCTGATGAATGATGCTCTCATTGTCGCAAAACACAAGGATTATGATGTTTTCAATGCATTGGATGTCATGCAGAATGAGACCTTCTTGAGGGAACTGAAGTTTGGACCAGGTGATGGGAAACTTCATTATTATCTTTACAACTACCGAATAAGGCATGCATTGAAGCCATCAGAGCTTGGGCTTGTGCTTCTGTAG
- the LOC100776780 gene encoding glycylpeptide N-tetradecanoyltransferase 1 isoform X1 gives MRIIITTTFLKAFQMVDSNPSSGSPEETQNPNPDGNAPVESDLALENLAQKVQESLSLEKRHKFWETQPVGQFKDIGDSSLPEGPIELPIPLSEVKQEPYNLPDHYEWVTCDINSEETCDEVYNLLAHNYVEDDENMFRFNYSKEFLRWALQPPGYFKSWHIGVRVKSSKKMVAFITGVPARIRVHDEVVHMAEINFLCVHKKLRTKRLAPVMIKEVTRRVHLENMWQAAYTAGVVLPTPIATCQYWHRSLNPKKLIDVGFSRLGARMTMSRTIKLYKLPESTITPGFRKMEIHDVPAVTRLIRNYLSHFVVAPDFDENDVEHWLLPRDGVIDSYLVASPETHEVTDFCSFYTLPSSILGHQNYKILKAAYSFYNVSTVTPLLQLMNDALIVAKHKDYDVFNALDVMQNETFLRELKFGPGDGKLHYYLYNYRIRHALKPSELGLVLL, from the exons ATGCGCATAATTATTACG aCTACTTTTCTGAAAGCATTTCAAATGGTTGATAGCAATCCTTCCTCTGGATCACCTGAAGAAACACAAAATCCCAACCCAGATGGGAATGCACCTGTTGAAAGTGATCTTGCATTGGAGAATCTAGCCCAAAAAGTTCAAGAATCTCTCTCTCTGGAAAAAAGACACAAATTCTGGGAAACCCAACCTGTTGGGCAGTTCAAGGATATAGGGGACTCCAGTTTGCCAGAAGGCCCGATTGAACTTCCAATCCCCTTATCTGAGGTCAAACAAGAACCATACAACCTTCCTGACCACTATGAATGGGTTACTTGTGACATCAACTCTGAGGAGACGTGTGATGAGGTATACAACCTTCTTGCTCATAATTATGTTGAGGATGATGAGAACATGTTTCGATTTAACTACTCAAAGGAATTTCTGCGCTGGGCTCTGCAACCTCCTGGTTATTTCAAGAGTTGGCATATTGGTGTCCGTGTTAAAAGTTCCAAAAAGATGGTTGCCTTTATAACAGGTGTTCCTGCTAGAATCCGAGTTCATGATGAGGTTGTTCATATGGCAGAGATCAATTTTCTGTGTGTCCATAAAAAGCTTCGAACAAAGAGGCTTGCTCCTGTCATGATCAAAGAGGTCACCAGGAGGGTGCATCTGGAAAATATGTGGCAGGCAGCCTACACTGCCGGAGTAGTTCTTCCTACACCTATAGCAACTTGTCAATACTGGCACAGATCTTTGAATCCCAAGAAGCTAATTGATGTTGGTTTTTCTCGGCTTGGTGCACGAATGACAATGAGTCGAACCATCAAGCTTTACAAGCTACCAGAATCAACAATCACCCCAGGGTTTAGGAAGATGGAAATTCATGATGTTCCTGCAGTTACAAGGCTAATTAGGAATTATTTGAGTCATTTTGTTGTTGCACCTGATTTTGATGAAAATGATGTCGAGCATTGGCTTCTTCCAAGGGATGGCGTTATTGATAGCTATCTGGTTGCAAGTCCTGAGACTCATGAGGTCACTGACTTTTGTAGTTTTTACACACTTCCTTCTTCTATCCTTGGccaccaaaattataaaattttgaaagcaGCATATTCATTTTATAATGTTTCCACAGTCACTCCTTTGCTTCAGCTGATGAATGATGCTCTCATTGTCGCAAAACACAAGGATTATGATGTTTTCAATGCATTGGATGTCATGCAGAATGAGACCTTCTTGAGGGAACTGAAGTTTGGACCAGGTGATGGGAAACTTCATTATTATCTTTACAACTACCGAATAAGGCATGCATTGAAGCCATCAGAGCTTGGGCTTGTGCTTCTGTAG
- the LOC100305758 gene encoding uncharacterized protein LOC100305758, whose amino-acid sequence MEFRSKSCRNESLQIENYSGGRVAPTSMQDLRSYSYSASYAGSAYPYKIGKEKEVKVDKGKSTVSNSKVSKSWSFNDPELQRKKRVAGYKIYSAEGKMKGSLRKSLRWIKNTYTQAVHGWW is encoded by the coding sequence ATGGAATTCAGATCAAAATCATGCAGGAATGAGAGTCTGCAGATTGAAAACTACAGTGGTGGAAGGGTGGCACCAACAAGCATGCAAGATCTGAGGTCTTATAGTTACAGTGCAAGCTATGCTGGTTCTGCTTATCCATACAAGATAGGTAAGGAAAAGGAAGTGAAGGTGGATAAAGGGAAAAGCACAGTTAGCAATAGCAAAGTATCAAAGAGTTGGAGCTTCAATGACCCTGAGTTGCAGAGGAAGAAGAGGGTGGCTGGCTATAAAATATATTCTGCGGAAGGGAAAATGAAAGGCTCACTAAGGAAGAGTTTGAGGTGGATCAAGAACACATACACTCAAGCTGTCCATGGATGGTGGTGA